One genomic region from Podarcis raffonei isolate rPodRaf1 chromosome Z, rPodRaf1.pri, whole genome shotgun sequence encodes:
- the LOC128406984 gene encoding uncharacterized protein LOC128406984 translates to MGSGGSKCTPLQCFLNNWKAATKNDDWGFKLKRERLRTLCEVDWPTQGTNWPSEGTFDLQLINPLWRNIVNVHPDQIPYISTWKKNVEENPPWLTDCRAAFGQGARVCAVTKPKPPVLQDPEGEGEEALRPPPPYVPPTAPPVPADLVSGLPGPAPQPEEEAGGGEPEKHESADDEEEDVEKFREKLEKQVKQGEKWAEKDDERVRREIGPWKNEVDVALHLLDAATCRPRQTKKKQKHLMKAWEGAKRHEARKEEEESAAKIAPLRRVYDPPGPPGPGGAAAARTYTVQHIPFSSADVCNWRNQNPSFEENPAKIIKLFEGIFKTYNPTFDDVQYLMDALLTTEETRRIHAEARAHMRAEQVAEANIPNIYPENTPNWDYQTNDGQNTLTTYRQYVLNGMRRAARKPTNFVKVREVVQGNEEAPGAYLERLKEAYRQYTPVDPDEAANAPIIKAAFVAQAAADVRRKIQKHEGFMGHPLEWMLEIAQTTYNLREEEAQKKKEKYQAKKLMALQSTTPIPQERGSARGGGPGRLGRNQCAICRQEGHWKRECPQAHSGGRGRGVRGGRVPGSIPDRPGPADLGSREPMVKLQTGNRTIPFMVDTGAAHSVLPVPVSKPTKQTVNIIGATGKSQRAPFLQSVVCRLGGQVVQHKFLYIPECPIPLLGRDLLSKLQAQISFQPTGEVTMTTGPAGEFSLEVPLREHWRLMVVKEEEGPIPANILEQVNPVVWAEGNPPGMARNIPPIIVKPKPFANPVAVNQYPIPRRAAEGVWVHLERLLRHGILRQCQSQWNTPLLPVKKEDGGYRPVQDLRLVNQAVETLHPNVPNPYTLLSLIPPTACYFTVLDLKDAFFCCRLAEESQPLFAFQWTDPGTGTRVQYTWTRLPQGFKNSPTLFGVALASDLSSFPTSPRRILLQYVDDLLLACSDEHTCMKATKDLLNHLAEAGYRVSKKKAQICQPTVKYLGFDISHQRRALREERKQAIIQIPEPKNRRELRGFLGSAGFCRIWIPDYSTIAKPLHESTRGTEKDPFVWGEEQQQAFKNLKRALQQAPALGIPNPEKPFSLFVDEDQGTAKGVLCQKLGSWQQPVAYLSERLTPTEQGLPPCMRAVVAVATLLNKADKFTFGQDTVCVTPHAVPALLDMKGTYFLSQAKMRKCQMLLLHPRLKFQVTTALNPATLLPVGEGEEPPHDCIEVMDEVWTHERTPCVLTEPLHQFEPGDEVWIKDWAQTPLQPCWKGPHTVLLSTPTAVKVTGITPWVHHTRVKRVVSDWSATPNPANPLKLTISRRPPDDRPAGVTPDAGTSTHG, encoded by the exons ATGGGATCCGGAGGCAGCAAATGTACCCCTTTGCAGTGTTTTTTGAATAATTGGAAAGCAGCCACGAAGAATGACGATTGGGGCTTTAAACTGAAAAGGGAGCGCCTtagaacactctgtgaagtggattggcccacccaaggaacaaaTTGGCCCTCAGAGGGGACCTTTGACTTGCAATTGATAAACCCCTTGTGGCGGAACATAGTCAATGTCCATCCAGACCAAATCCCTTATATCTCCACTTGGAAAAAGAATGTGGAAGAGAACCCCCCCTGGTTGACAGATTGTCGTGCAGCCTTTGGACAAGGAGCCAGGGTGTGTGCCGTGACAAAGCCAAAGCCCCCAGTCTTGCAGGACcctgaaggagagggagaggaagctttAAGACCCCCTCCCCCGTATGTCCCACCAACCGCACCCCCAGTGCCAGCCGATCTGGTCTCAGGTCTCCCTGGACCGGCCCCGCAGCCTGAGGaagaagcaggggggggggagcccgagAAACATGAAAGTGCagatgatgaggaagaagatgTGGAGAAGTTCAGAGAGAAGCTGGAAAAACAAGTAAAGCAAGGAGAGAAATGGGCAGAGAAAGATGACGAGAGGGTGAGAAGGGAGATTGGACCATGGAAGAACGAGGTAGATGTGGCACTACACCTATTGGATGCAGCCACATGTAGGCCAAGACAgacaaagaagaaacagaaacattTAATGAAGGCATGGGAGGGAGCCAAAAGGCACGAAgcaaggaaagaggaagaggagtcagCAGCGAAAATAGCCCCTCTGCGCCGAGTATATGACCCCCCAGGGCCCCCGGGACcaggtggggcagcagcagcacggaCCTACACGGTCCAGCATATACCCTTTTCAAGTGCAGATGTTTGTAATTGGAGGAACCAGAATCCCTCCTTTGAGGAAAACCCAGCAAAGATTATAAAATTGTTTGAAGGGATTTTCAAAACCTACAATCCCACTTTTGATGATGTGCAGTATCTGATGGATGCACTATTAACTACAGAAGAGACCAGGCGAATACACGCCGAGGCACGGGCTCATATGAGAGCAGAACAAGTGGCGGAAGCCAACATTCCAAATATTTACCCCGAAAATACACCAAATTGGGATTATCAAACAAATGATGGCCAAAACACCCTCACTACCTATCGCCAGTACGTGTTAAATGGTATGAGAAGGGCAGCCAGGAAACCCACTAACTTTGTGAAGGTCAGAGAGGTAGTGCAGGGGAATGAAGAGGCCCCAGGAGCATATTTAGAACGCCTGAAGGAAGCTTACCGCCAGTATACTCCTGTGGACCCAGATGAGGCTGCCAACGCCCCTATCATAaaagctgcctttgtagctcaggcggCGGCCGATGTCCGCCGAAAAATCCAGAAACACGAGGGGTTCATGGGGCACCCCCTTGAgtggatgttggaaatagctcagacCACTTACAACCTAAGGGAAGAGGAGgcccaaaagaaaaaggagaagtatcaggcTAAAAAGCTGATGGCGCTGCAGAGCACCACACCCATTCCCcaagaaagaggaagtgcccggggaggagggccagGCCGCCTGGGGAGGaaccagtgcgccatctgccggcaggaagggcactggaaaagAGAATGCCCACAGGCTCACTCAGGGGGAAGAGGACGAGGAGTACGAGGAGGACGAGTCCCAGGCTCCATTCCC GACAGACCGGGCCCAGCTGATTTAGGTTCCCGTGAGCCCATGGTCAAACTACAAACAGGGAACCGAACCATCCCCTTCATGGTTGATACAGGAGCTGCCCACTCTGTTTTGCCTGTACCAGTGTCCAAGCCCACCAAGCAAACGGTTAACATAATAGGAGCTACAGGCAAATCACAAAGGGCCCCATTCCTACAATCTGTTGTCTGTCGCCTGGGTGGCCAAGTGGTCCAACACAAGTTTTTGTACATACCAGAGTGCCCCATCCCATTATTGGGCCGAGACCTGCTTTCAAAATTGCAAGCCCAGATCTCCTTCCAACCGACAGGCGAAGTAACAATGACCACAGGGCCAGCAGGAGAGTTTTCCCTAGAGGTACCTTTGAGGGAACACTGGCGCTTGAtggtggtaaaagaagaggagggacccatccccgccaatattctggaacaagtgaaccctgtggtatgggctgaaggcaatCCTCCAGGAATGGCAAGGAACATCCCACCTATAATAgtcaagcccaagccatttgctaACCCTGTGGCAGTAAACCAGTACCCAATCCCCCGGCGAGCTGCAGAAGGAGTATGGGTACATTTAGAACGGTTACTTCGCCATGGCATCCTGAGGCAGTGTCAATCTCAATGGAATACCCCACTCTTGCCAGTAAAGAAGGAAGATGGCGGATATCGTCCGGTCCAAGACCTTCGATTGGTTAACCAAGCCGTGGAAACCCTCCACCCCAATGTGCCCAATCCTTACACGCTGTTGAGTTTAATACCTCCCACCGCATGTTATTTCACCGTATTGGACTTGAAGGATGCATTCTTCTGCTGCCGCCTAGCGGAAgaaagccagcccctgtttgcatttcaatggaCAGATCCAGGAACAGGCACCAGGGTGCAATATACGTGGACAAGACTCCCGCAAGGCTTCAAGAATTCACCAACCCTTTTTGGGGTTGCATTGGCCTCGGACCTATCCAGCTTTCCCACCAGCCCACGCAGGATTTTGTTGCAGTACGTGGATGATCTTCTTTTGGCTTGTTCAGACGAGCACACGTGTATGAAAGCCACCAAGGACTTGTTAAATCACCTGGCTGAAGCAGGATACCGAGTATCTAAGAAAAAGGCCCAAATATGTCAGCCCACTGTGAAAtaccttggatttgatatctcccATCAGCGGCGAGCcctgagggaagaaaggaagcaagCTATTATCCAGATTCCAGAGCCAAAGAACCGCcgggaactccgtggctttctgggatcGGCAGGATTCTGCAGAATATGGATACCAGATTACAGCACAATTGCCAAGCCTCTGCATGAATCCACCAGAGGAACTGAAAAAGACCCCTTTGTGTGGGGAGAAGAACAACAGCAGGCCTTTAAGAACCTAAAAAGGGCATTACAGCAGGCACCAGCGCTAGGCATTCCAAATCCTGAGAAGcctttctccctgtttgtggatgagGACCAGGGAACAGCAAAGGGAGTGTTATGCcagaaattgggaagctggcagcagcccgtggcatacctatctgagcgcctgacgcctactgaACAAGGTTTACCGccctgcatgagagcagttgtggcagtagccactttattgaacaaagcagacaaattcacctttggccaagacactgtttgtgtgaccccgcatgcagtcccagctctgcttgacatgaagggtacctatttcctctcccaagcgaagatgagaaagtgtcagatgttattgctgcatccgcgtttgaagttccaggtcaccaccgccctcaacccagctaccctgttgccggtaggagaaggtgaggagccacCGCACGATTGCATTGAGGTTATGGACGAAGT